The proteins below are encoded in one region of Belonocnema kinseyi isolate 2016_QV_RU_SX_M_011 chromosome 5, B_treatae_v1, whole genome shotgun sequence:
- the LOC117173860 gene encoding uncharacterized protein LOC117173860 → MASAIVETFDIKNNPVKARMLLDTCATANVATIGLVNNLQLTPSKCCFSVGALDHLTTTVNGMVSITFKSVYNEHKRTLNFLIVPNISDFVPNQLIPRERIRIPKNISLDDPQFHVPAPIDMLIGAGVTLSLFSIGTINLSQDKSDFYLQKTRLGWIIAGDLEYSKKSITVETSDCLFTELKAMVEKFWSVEEILTERSNFSQEEIECENHFKHHVTRDDDRRFIVALPFKSTRGVLGESKQNGLKSLNGLLKRF, encoded by the coding sequence ATGGCAAGTGCAATAGTTGAAAcatttgacattaaaaataatcccGTAAAAGCTCGGATGTTACTTGATACTTGTGCCACTGCTAATGTCGCAACAATTGGTTTAGTGAATAACTTACAGCTTACTCCATCGAAATGTTGTTTTTCTGTTGGTGCCCTCGATCACCTTACAACAACAGTTAATGGCATGGTTTCCATCACGTTCAAATCTGTTTACAACGAGCATAAACGCACGCTTAACTTTTTGATCGTTCCTAACATATCAGATTTCGTCCCAAATCAATTAATTCCTCGAGAGCGTATCAGAATTCCTAAAAACATTTCACTTGATGATCCACAATTTCACGTACCCGCTCCTATTGATATGCTTATTGGGGCCGGAGTAACCCTATCCTTGTTTTCAATCGGCACTATTAATCTGTCTCAAGATAAAAGTgatttctatttacaaaaaactcgGTTAGGATGGATCATTGCTGGTgatttagaatattcaaagaaatccATAACGGTCGAAACTTCCGATTGTTTATTTACGGAATTAAAAGCGATGGTTGAAAAGTTTTGGTCTGTAGAAGAAATATTAACAGAGCGGTCCAATTTCAGTCAAGAAGAAATCGAGTGTGAAAACCACTTCAAACATCATGTAACACGAGACGATGACAGACGTTTTATCGTAGCATTGCCCTTCAAATCAACGCGTGGTGTGTTAGGAGAATCTAAACAAAACGGTCTCAAAAGTCTAAACggattattaaaaagattttaa
- the LOC117173861 gene encoding uncharacterized protein LOC117173861, with protein sequence MRRNSINRCGNRPQPCKKSIQNLSFQTLAQAQNILKSIWPQFSANANQVSRESISGNENGNESVASTSRRNLKLPQTVLPTFSGKMEEWLSFKDTFRTMIHNHNDLPNVEKLQYLKSVLKDEALRKIQVFSITEENYDRAWSLLEKSYEDKRSLISRHLSLLLRLPVQEEEYYKGLITLADESQQHLQSLATLGVNLSPEIVVAIIEEKLHKFTLEKWDETIKKGEFPKLDDLVDFLYRIAACLSKRVARDCNTVSNTDKDPYPDKKRKIGSKRQVLLTSITRKCPLCSDSHLLFKCGKFLKLTVNERFKIVKSASLCFNCLRNHSAKECKFGSCKKCGKRHNTLLHFTKPHEQNDPKET encoded by the coding sequence ATGCGACGGAATTCAATTAATCGATGCGGAAATAGACCACAGCCCTGTAAAAAAtcgattcaaaatttgtctttccaAACACTCGCTCaagctcaaaatattttgaaatctatatgGCCACAATTTAGTGCAAATGCAAATCAAGTTAGTCGCGAATCAATCTCTGGTAACGAAAATGGCAATGAATCGGTTGCGTCGACGAGCCGTAGAAACCTCAAATTGCCTCAAACGGTACTCCCAACTTTTAGCGGTAAAATGGAAGAATGGTTGTCATTCAAAGACACATTTCGCACGATGATACATAATCATAATGACCTTCCAAACGTTGAAAAGTTACAGTATTTAAAATCAGTTCTTAAAGACGAAGCTTTACGCAAGATTCAAGTTTTCTCTATTACCGAAGAAAATTATGATCGGGCTTGGAGCCTTCTTGAAAAGTCATACGAAGATAAGCGCTCTTTAATATCGCGACATCTAAGCTTATTATTGCGTTTACCCGTTCAAGAAGaagaatattataaaggattgATAACTCTCGCAGATGAGTCACAACAACACCTTCAATCTTTAGCTACACTTGGTGTAAATTTGAGTCCTGAAATAGTCGTGgctattattgaagaaaaattgcataaattcacTTTAGAGAAATGGGATGAGACAATAAAAAAGGGTGAATTTCCCAAGTTAGACGATCTCGTAGATTTTCTCTACAGAATTGCTGCTTGTTTATCTAAGCGCGTAGCTCGTGACTGTAATACGGTCTCAAATACAGATAAAGATCCGTACCCtgataaaaaacgaaaaattggaTCGAAGCGTCAAGTTCTCTTAACTTCCATCACAAGAAAATGCCCACTTTGTTCCGATTCTCACTTGCTTTTCAAATgcggtaaatttttgaaattgacggTCAATGAGCGTTTCAAAATCGTGAAAAGTGCCTCCCTTTGCTTCAACTGCCTACGAAATCATTCAGCTAAAGAATGTAAATTTGGAAGTTGTAAAAAATGTGGTAAGCGTCATAACACGTTACTACACTTCACTAAACCACATGAACAAAATGACCCTAAAGAAACATGA